A single Acidimicrobiales bacterium DNA region contains:
- a CDS encoding ACT domain-containing protein codes for MITLRRRAAVPDRIATAPAAYVAVHDRADLARHAALLDPLPRAGEVRVATTPARRRGAWNLDIAARDRPGLLARTTGVLAAHGIGVLQAVVATWDDGAALQSFVVDRHGAPGADEFARALDRPYLPTSVAIASVTFDNDASPAYTACEVVAADQPGLLHAIATVFADAGVDVHAASVDTVGGRARDRFDLSVAAGGKLSPAWHAAIARALGF; via the coding sequence ATGATCACGCTGCGCCGCCGCGCCGCCGTACCCGACCGCATCGCCACCGCGCCCGCGGCCTATGTGGCCGTGCACGACCGCGCCGATCTGGCGCGCCACGCCGCGCTGCTCGACCCGCTGCCACGCGCCGGCGAAGTGCGCGTCGCCACCACCCCAGCGCGCCGACGCGGTGCGTGGAACCTCGACATCGCGGCCCGCGACCGCCCGGGCCTGCTGGCCCGGACGACCGGCGTACTCGCGGCGCACGGCATCGGCGTGCTTCAGGCGGTCGTCGCCACGTGGGACGACGGCGCCGCGCTCCAGAGCTTCGTCGTCGACCGTCACGGCGCTCCCGGAGCCGACGAGTTCGCCCGGGCCCTCGACCGGCCGTATCTGCCGACGTCCGTTGCCATCGCCAGCGTGACCTTCGACAACGACGCATCGCCGGCCTATACGGCGTGCGAGGTCGTCGCCGCCGACCAGCCGGGGCTGCTGCACGCCATCGCGACGGTCTTCGCCGACGCCGGCGTCGACGTCCATGCCGCGTCCGTCGACACCGTCGGGGGACGGGCGCGCGACCGCTTCGATCTCAGCGTTGCCGCCGGCGGGAAACTGTCGCCCGCATGGCACGCCGCCATCGCGCGGGCGCTGGGGTTCTAG
- a CDS encoding molybdopterin-dependent oxidoreductase: protein MTGKLTRELARVPGGFGLGQVPAAGKPTAVTSMVCGFCSTGCSLDVHLREGQAVNITPTTKYPVNLGMACPKGWEALTPLRASDRGTTPLWRDHRGKLQPIGWDAAITTFVDRFGAILDAYGPESVAFLSTGQIPTEEMAFLGALAKFGMGLVHGDGNTRQCMATSVVAYKESFGFDAPPYTYADFEESDVIVLVGSNLCIAHPIMWERVCRNPHAPEIIVVDPRTTETAAAATQHYAITPKSDLAFLYAVAHVLVREGWVDHGYIDAHTNEFDAFAAFVADFAPEHVAATAGLEATDIERLARTIHDGERVSFWWTMGVNQGHESTRTAQAIVNLALMTGNIGRPGTGANSITGQCNAMGSRLFSNTTNLLGGRDFANPDARADVADILGIDVSRIPDRPSLAYDQIVERVLDGKIKGLWIIATNAAHSWIYQDMMRFGFDKLDFLVVQDMYPTTETAECADLYLPAAGWGEKEGTFINSERRVGIIKRVAAAPGDALSDFAIFRLIADAWGCGDLFAEWQTPEDVFGIIQRLSAGRPCDITGIDGYDAVDRCGGVQWPFPRGAVVEATDERRLFEDGRFFHADGRARFVFEAPRPVAEPVDDDYPLFLLTGRGGSSQWHTQTRTAKSAVLRSLSDMEPYVELAPDDARRRRIGDGDSVVVVSRRGSMQAQARVTPTVRAGQVFVPMHYVATNKLTNASFDPYSRQPSYKSGAVDVRRARR from the coding sequence ATGACAGGCAAGCTCACACGCGAACTCGCCCGCGTGCCCGGCGGCTTCGGCCTCGGCCAGGTGCCGGCAGCCGGCAAGCCAACGGCGGTCACCTCGATGGTGTGCGGCTTCTGCTCGACAGGGTGCTCGCTCGACGTCCACCTGCGCGAGGGCCAGGCGGTGAACATCACGCCCACGACGAAGTATCCGGTCAACCTCGGGATGGCGTGCCCCAAGGGCTGGGAAGCGCTGACGCCGCTGCGCGCATCCGACCGAGGGACGACGCCGCTGTGGCGCGATCATCGCGGCAAGCTCCAGCCCATCGGCTGGGACGCGGCCATCACGACGTTCGTCGACCGCTTCGGGGCGATCCTCGACGCGTACGGCCCTGAGTCGGTGGCCTTCCTCTCGACCGGCCAGATCCCGACAGAAGAGATGGCCTTCCTCGGCGCGCTCGCCAAGTTCGGGATGGGCCTGGTCCACGGCGACGGCAACACGCGCCAGTGCATGGCCACCTCCGTGGTGGCGTACAAGGAGTCGTTCGGCTTCGACGCTCCGCCGTACACCTACGCCGACTTCGAAGAGTCCGACGTGATCGTGCTCGTCGGCTCGAACCTGTGCATCGCGCATCCGATCATGTGGGAGCGCGTGTGCCGCAACCCGCACGCACCCGAGATCATCGTCGTCGACCCGCGCACGACCGAGACCGCGGCGGCGGCCACGCAGCACTACGCCATCACACCGAAGTCGGACCTCGCCTTCCTGTACGCAGTGGCGCACGTCCTCGTGCGCGAGGGCTGGGTGGATCACGGCTACATCGACGCCCACACAAACGAGTTCGACGCGTTCGCCGCGTTCGTGGCCGACTTCGCGCCCGAGCACGTGGCGGCGACCGCCGGCCTCGAGGCCACCGATATCGAGCGCTTGGCGCGCACGATCCACGACGGCGAGCGCGTGTCGTTCTGGTGGACGATGGGCGTCAACCAGGGTCACGAGTCGACGCGCACCGCGCAGGCCATCGTGAACCTCGCGCTGATGACGGGCAACATCGGGCGGCCGGGGACCGGCGCCAACTCCATCACGGGCCAGTGCAACGCCATGGGCTCACGGCTGTTCAGCAACACGACGAACCTGCTCGGTGGTCGCGACTTCGCCAACCCCGACGCCCGCGCCGACGTGGCCGACATCCTCGGCATCGACGTGAGCCGCATCCCCGACCGCCCGTCGCTCGCCTACGACCAGATCGTCGAGCGCGTCCTCGATGGCAAGATCAAAGGCCTGTGGATCATTGCCACGAACGCCGCGCACTCGTGGATCTACCAGGACATGATGCGTTTCGGGTTCGACAAGCTCGACTTCCTCGTCGTGCAGGACATGTACCCCACGACCGAAACCGCGGAGTGCGCTGACCTGTATTTGCCGGCCGCCGGCTGGGGGGAGAAGGAAGGCACCTTCATCAACTCCGAGCGCCGCGTCGGCATCATCAAGCGGGTCGCCGCCGCACCCGGCGACGCGCTCTCCGACTTCGCCATCTTCCGCCTGATCGCCGACGCCTGGGGCTGCGGCGATCTCTTCGCCGAATGGCAAACGCCCGAGGACGTCTTCGGGATCATCCAGCGCCTCTCGGCCGGTCGACCGTGCGACATCACGGGCATCGACGGATACGACGCCGTCGACCGCTGCGGCGGCGTGCAGTGGCCCTTCCCGCGCGGCGCGGTGGTCGAAGCGACCGACGAGCGCCGCCTGTTCGAAGACGGCCGTTTCTTCCACGCCGATGGCCGGGCGCGCTTCGTGTTCGAGGCCCCGCGTCCTGTGGCCGAACCCGTCGACGACGACTACCCGCTGTTCCTGCTCACCGGCCGCGGCGGCTCGAGCCAATGGCACACCCAGACCCGCACGGCGAAGTCGGCGGTGCTGCGCTCGCTGAGCGACATGGAGCCCTACGTGGAGCTGGCGCCCGACGACGCGCGCCGGCGACGGATCGGAGACGGCGACTCCGTCGTCGTCGTGTCGCGGCGCGGGTCGATGCAGGCGCAAGCCCGTGTGACGCCGACGGTGCGCGCCGGGCAGGTGTTCGTGCCGATGCACTACGTGGCGACGAACAAGCTGACCAACGCGTCGTTCGATCCCTACTCGCGCCAGCCTTCGTACAAAAGTGGCGCGGTGGACGTGCGCCGGGCCCGCCGATGA
- a CDS encoding P-II family nitrogen regulator, whose product MKRIEAVIRPDRFDNVAEQLKEAGFAGFTIADVRGHGQSPEKVGEWRGQTYELAVTHKLQVTVIVEDDEVVGAVEAIVTGAYTGNLGDGLITVSDVVAVYNIRNGLPSKTT is encoded by the coding sequence ATGAAGCGCATCGAAGCTGTCATCCGCCCCGACCGATTCGACAACGTCGCCGAGCAGTTGAAGGAGGCCGGGTTTGCCGGCTTCACCATCGCCGACGTGCGGGGCCACGGTCAGTCGCCCGAGAAGGTGGGTGAGTGGCGCGGCCAGACCTATGAGCTCGCCGTCACCCACAAGCTCCAGGTGACCGTCATCGTCGAGGACGACGAGGTCGTCGGCGCGGTGGAAGCGATCGTGACCGGTGCCTACACCGGCAACCTCGGCGACGGGCTGATCACGGTCTCGGACGTGGTCGCGGTCTACAACATCCGCAACGGCCTGCCCTCGAAGACCACGTAG
- a CDS encoding polysaccharide biosynthesis C-terminal domain-containing protein: MAETDSKQSDGEAPLSIGRFLGRGASTSFVLQASAVVLNYVTNIVFARTLGVDDFGVFTYVTNWARIGGGISHLSMASSGLRFVAEHSAAEDWPEVKGVIRTSRQLPVFLGGAAAVIGSVAILAVQGRTPASVAMVLALWIIPTAGLIEMQETILQAYRLIFRAFFPWLVFQPIVAIALALGALLFGVHVSASMAVAIMLGSYVAALALQGVWLHAAIPAEVHAAPAAYEYRAWTKVTAPIFLSNVVSIVFTRLDVVMVGIFLGAKEAGIYAVAMRAGNLAQIGQSSMAAIVSPRISHLYWANREDELQDLALTSVRWIFFPSVALTALMFLFANPILSVFGHAFIAGRWVLIWIALGQLVSVSSGPVGWLMNLTGRQNTAAKVFGATAALTVVGYIVLIPWLGIVGAAIANAAAIAVRNLVLSRFARRSLGYNVSVWASLRRRHPEQA; this comes from the coding sequence GTGGCTGAAACAGATTCGAAACAATCCGACGGCGAAGCGCCACTTTCGATCGGTCGTTTCCTCGGACGCGGCGCATCGACGTCGTTCGTGTTGCAGGCGAGCGCCGTCGTGCTCAATTACGTCACGAACATCGTCTTCGCCCGCACGCTCGGCGTCGACGACTTCGGCGTGTTCACCTACGTCACGAACTGGGCCCGGATCGGCGGCGGGATCAGCCACCTCTCGATGGCGAGCAGCGGGCTGCGCTTCGTGGCCGAGCATTCCGCCGCCGAGGACTGGCCCGAGGTCAAAGGCGTCATCCGCACGAGCCGCCAGCTCCCGGTGTTCCTCGGCGGTGCGGCCGCCGTCATCGGCTCGGTCGCGATTCTGGCGGTCCAGGGACGCACACCGGCGTCGGTCGCCATGGTGCTGGCGTTGTGGATCATCCCCACCGCCGGGCTCATCGAGATGCAGGAGACGATCCTGCAGGCCTACCGGCTCATCTTCCGGGCGTTCTTCCCGTGGCTCGTGTTCCAACCGATCGTCGCGATCGCATTGGCGCTCGGCGCGCTGCTATTCGGCGTGCACGTGTCGGCCTCGATGGCCGTCGCCATCATGCTCGGCTCCTACGTCGCCGCGCTGGCGTTGCAGGGCGTGTGGTTGCACGCGGCGATACCCGCTGAGGTGCACGCCGCGCCCGCGGCTTACGAGTACCGCGCCTGGACGAAGGTGACGGCGCCGATCTTCCTGTCCAACGTGGTGTCGATCGTGTTCACGCGACTCGACGTCGTGATGGTCGGCATCTTCCTCGGCGCCAAGGAAGCGGGTATCTACGCCGTCGCCATGCGCGCCGGCAACCTCGCCCAGATCGGTCAGTCGTCGATGGCCGCCATCGTCAGCCCGCGCATCTCACATCTGTACTGGGCCAACCGCGAGGACGAGCTGCAGGACCTCGCGCTCACGTCGGTGCGTTGGATCTTCTTCCCGTCCGTGGCCCTGACCGCGCTGATGTTCCTGTTCGCCAACCCGATCCTCAGTGTCTTCGGCCACGCGTTCATCGCCGGGCGCTGGGTGCTGATCTGGATCGCGCTCGGGCAGCTGGTCAGCGTCAGCTCGGGGCCCGTCGGCTGGCTCATGAACCTCACCGGTCGCCAGAACACCGCGGCGAAGGTGTTCGGCGCCACCGCCGCGCTCACCGTCGTCGGCTACATCGTGCTCATCCCGTGGCTCGGCATCGTCGGGGCTGCTATCGCCAACGCGGCGGCGATCGCGGTGCGCAACCTCGTGCTGTCGAGGTTCGCCCGTCGCAGCCTCGGCTACAACGTGTCGGTCTGGGCGTCGCTGCGCCGCCGCCATCCGGAGCAGGCATGA
- the amt gene encoding ammonium transporter, which yields MWRRRIFGVVAIVLLALGATAGTAFAANGDHNGTHTGNDASVSTSFTGGHTPTIEKIADQVEQNRIAINLVWLTVGGVLVLFMQAGFALVETGFTQAKNASHTMMMNMVIFALGVIGWYVCGYAFMFGSVDVRGILGITSLGAPWHIGAWNILSHHGFFLGGNSYDVSILGFFFFQLVFMDATATIPTGAMAERWKFSSFCVWGLFASMILYPVYGNWVWGGGWLSQIGAMGPKLGHGAVDFAGSGVVHAMGGVAAFWGAKMLGPRIGKFDKDGKPRAIPGHHLPMAILGTFILLVGWMGFNGASTFAGTDFRFTAVIVNTILASATGCIAAMLVMWRVFGKPDPSMTANGLLAGLVAITAPCAFVAPWGACVIGAVAGCLVVGVVVFVERVLKVDDPVGAVAVHGANGLWGLIAVGLFADGSYGAGLNGVASPVKGLFYGSAGQLGAQLIDVVTLVVWCSIACIIFFKILEKTVGFRSKEEHEIAGLDLPEMGALAYPDFLEAQGPVFAPVGNASVATSAKALREEVAG from the coding sequence ATGTGGCGTAGACGTATTTTTGGCGTCGTCGCGATCGTGCTGCTGGCGCTGGGCGCAACGGCGGGCACTGCTTTCGCGGCGAACGGGGATCACAACGGCACCCATACTGGCAATGACGCGTCGGTATCGACGTCATTCACCGGCGGGCACACGCCCACGATCGAGAAGATCGCCGACCAGGTCGAGCAGAACCGGATCGCCATCAACCTTGTCTGGTTGACGGTCGGTGGCGTGCTGGTGCTGTTCATGCAGGCGGGCTTCGCCCTCGTCGAGACCGGCTTCACGCAAGCCAAAAACGCCAGCCACACCATGATGATGAACATGGTCATCTTCGCGTTGGGGGTGATCGGCTGGTACGTGTGCGGCTACGCATTCATGTTCGGATCCGTCGACGTCAGAGGGATACTCGGCATCACGTCACTCGGCGCGCCGTGGCACATCGGCGCCTGGAACATCCTGAGCCACCACGGCTTCTTCCTCGGCGGCAACTCCTATGACGTTTCGATCCTGGGCTTCTTCTTCTTCCAGCTCGTGTTCATGGATGCGACCGCCACGATTCCGACCGGCGCCATGGCGGAGCGCTGGAAGTTCTCGAGCTTCTGCGTGTGGGGGCTGTTCGCCTCGATGATCCTGTATCCCGTCTACGGCAACTGGGTCTGGGGCGGTGGCTGGCTGAGCCAGATCGGCGCGATGGGCCCGAAGCTCGGCCACGGCGCCGTCGACTTCGCCGGCTCGGGCGTCGTGCACGCCATGGGCGGCGTGGCCGCCTTCTGGGGCGCCAAGATGCTCGGGCCCCGCATCGGCAAGTTCGACAAGGACGGCAAGCCCCGCGCCATCCCGGGTCACCACCTGCCGATGGCCATCCTCGGCACCTTCATCCTCCTCGTCGGTTGGATGGGCTTCAACGGTGCGTCGACCTTCGCCGGCACCGACTTCCGCTTCACCGCCGTGATCGTCAACACGATCCTGGCCTCGGCGACGGGTTGCATAGCGGCGATGCTCGTGATGTGGCGTGTCTTCGGCAAGCCCGACCCGTCGATGACGGCCAACGGGCTGCTCGCCGGCCTCGTGGCCATCACCGCCCCGTGCGCCTTCGTCGCCCCCTGGGGCGCCTGCGTCATCGGCGCCGTGGCCGGTTGCCTCGTCGTCGGTGTCGTCGTGTTCGTCGAGCGTGTGCTCAAGGTCGACGACCCGGTGGGTGCGGTCGCGGTGCACGGCGCCAACGGTTTGTGGGGCCTCATCGCCGTCGGCCTGTTCGCCGACGGCTCGTACGGCGCCGGCCTCAACGGAGTCGCCTCGCCGGTGAAGGGACTCTTCTACGGCAGCGCCGGCCAGCTCGGCGCCCAGCTCATCGACGTGGTCACCCTCGTCGTGTGGTGCTCGATCGCCTGCATCATCTTCTTCAAGATCCTCGAGAAGACGGTCGGGTTCCGCTCGAAGGAAGAGCACGAGATCGCCGGTCTCGACCTGCCGGAAATGGGGGCGCTGGCCTATCCCGACTTCCTCGAAGCGCAGGGACCAGTGTTTGCTCCCGTCGGAAACGCGTCGGTGGCCACGTCGGCCAAGGCGCTGCGTGAAGAGGTGGCCGGTTAA
- the nirD gene encoding nitrite reductase small subunit NirD — protein sequence MTDLLLTTWTDVCGLDDLIPGRGVAALVGGEQVAVFRWDDDTVFALSNYDPFSGANVLSRGIVGSRGDAPKVSSPVYKQSFDLRTGACFDDATVHLTTFPTRVVGGRIEIGAR from the coding sequence ATGACCGACCTGCTGTTGACGACATGGACCGACGTGTGCGGTCTCGACGATCTCATTCCCGGCCGCGGCGTCGCCGCCCTTGTCGGCGGCGAACAGGTGGCGGTGTTCCGCTGGGACGACGACACCGTTTTCGCGTTGTCGAACTACGACCCGTTCTCAGGGGCCAACGTGTTGTCGCGGGGCATCGTGGGTTCGCGGGGCGACGCGCCCAAGGTGAGCTCGCCGGTGTACAAGCAGAGCTTCGACCTGCGCACCGGTGCGTGTTTCGACGACGCCACCGTGCACCTCACGACGTTCCCGACGCGCGTCGTCGGCGGGCGCATCGAGATCGGAGCGCGTTGA
- a CDS encoding DmsC/YnfH family molybdoenzyme membrane anchor subunit: protein MTLLSSIDTPEATPVDRWLAEQADLTAVERFAQRHEADAEHAQARYYRDLLPTASPQAGQQYAFRVDLDACTGCKACVVACHSLNGLDEDEAWRRVTRVDGERGGVATQQTVTAACHHCVDPACMRGCPVNAYEKDPVTGIVRHLDDQCIGCSYCTLTCPYEVPTFNHRLGIVRKCDMCSGRLAEGEAPACVQGCPNQAISITIVDSADVVDGLSTTQYVTAKPTLCIPVRAGVHSDTQSRKEGHPALAVMLVLTQLSVGAFVTELFLGRRSVVDSSLIAAVGLLALSASVFHLGRPRYAYRALLGLRTSWLSREILAFGVFMPLAIAYAVKPALALSLAAAGAGVAGVLCSVLIYATTPRWGFAHVGARFFGGAAIAGLATVALIVSPWSLPLFAAVITLQMRERLRFFTR, encoded by the coding sequence TTGACGCTGCTGTCGTCCATTGACACACCGGAGGCGACGCCCGTCGACCGCTGGCTGGCCGAACAGGCCGACCTGACCGCCGTCGAACGCTTCGCCCAGCGCCACGAAGCCGACGCGGAACACGCGCAGGCGCGTTACTACCGCGACCTGCTGCCGACTGCGTCACCTCAAGCCGGGCAGCAGTACGCGTTTCGTGTCGACCTCGACGCCTGCACCGGGTGCAAGGCGTGCGTGGTGGCGTGCCACTCGCTCAACGGTCTCGACGAGGACGAAGCGTGGCGCCGCGTCACCCGCGTCGACGGCGAGCGCGGAGGCGTGGCGACGCAGCAGACGGTGACCGCCGCCTGCCATCACTGCGTCGACCCGGCGTGCATGCGCGGCTGTCCGGTCAACGCCTACGAGAAGGACCCCGTCACCGGCATCGTCCGGCATCTCGACGACCAGTGCATCGGCTGCTCCTATTGCACCCTGACGTGCCCGTACGAGGTGCCGACGTTCAACCACCGCCTCGGCATCGTGCGCAAGTGCGACATGTGCAGCGGGCGCCTCGCCGAGGGCGAAGCCCCGGCCTGCGTGCAGGGTTGTCCGAATCAGGCGATCTCGATCACGATCGTCGACTCCGCGGACGTCGTCGACGGGCTGTCGACGACGCAGTACGTGACCGCCAAACCGACTTTGTGTATTCCCGTGCGCGCTGGGGTGCACTCAGATACACAAAGTCGCAAGGAGGGGCACCCGGCGCTCGCCGTCATGCTCGTGCTCACGCAGCTGTCCGTGGGCGCGTTCGTGACCGAACTGTTCCTTGGCCGGCGCAGCGTCGTCGACAGTTCCCTCATCGCCGCCGTGGGGCTGCTGGCGTTGAGCGCGTCGGTGTTTCACCTCGGACGACCGCGATACGCGTACCGCGCGCTGCTCGGGCTGCGAACGTCGTGGCTGTCGCGGGAGATCCTCGCCTTCGGCGTCTTCATGCCGTTGGCAATTGCCTACGCAGTGAAGCCGGCCCTGGCGCTGAGCCTCGCCGCCGCGGGCGCCGGCGTCGCCGGCGTGCTGTGTTCGGTGCTCATCTACGCGACGACCCCGCGGTGGGGTTTCGCTCACGTGGGCGCGCGGTTCTTCGGCGGGGCCGCGATCGCGGGCCTGGCCACGGTCGCGCTGATCGTGTCGCCGTGGTCGCTTCCGCTCTTCGCCGCGGTGATAACGCTGCAGATGCGCGAACGACTGCGCTTCTTCACCCGATGA
- the murJ gene encoding murein biosynthesis integral membrane protein MurJ, with protein MTVPVDAPDGEGTQGVIRSSALVAVGTGLSRVTGFLALAAVAYALGFTRLTDTYNLANTTPNMVYELLLGGVLSATLVPVFVERLEDDDAEGIGAVVFVSIVALVALTAVGLLVAPLIIRLLTAEAPGATAHLQRHVANGLLRMFMPQVFFYGLIAIATALLHARRRFNVPAFAPALANLVEVALFLWVRHVASGTPTLQQVAHDRGLALLLGLGTTAAVASMAIPIAVAVHRSGRVRLSTSWRHPAVAKVFRLSGWTIGYAVANQASLWVILVLANRHAGGVAAYQGAFVFFQLPHGLLAVSLMTTITPELARRATRGEWQAWRDRFDGGLRLLLVVVAPAATGYVVLARPLITTLLQRGAFSSGSTSLTAHLLVTLAAGLPGFSVYLYTLRGFYALSDTRTPFALNVVQNVLTVVAALALDPHFGVAGLTAAIALAYTLAAVLALAALRRRVGGVVRMHTVVTAVRVFVACAVMGAAVVAIRHVTSGRGALMTTAVGVLVGIVVYVAGVSALRVSEARELVGVARGVVRR; from the coding sequence ATGACCGTCCCCGTCGACGCGCCCGACGGCGAGGGCACCCAGGGCGTCATCCGCTCCAGCGCGCTCGTCGCCGTGGGGACGGGGTTGTCGCGCGTTACGGGGTTCTTGGCGCTCGCGGCGGTCGCCTACGCCCTCGGCTTCACCCGCCTTACCGACACCTACAACCTGGCCAACACGACGCCGAACATGGTCTACGAGTTGCTGCTCGGCGGCGTGCTGTCGGCGACGCTCGTGCCCGTCTTCGTCGAGCGGCTCGAGGACGACGACGCCGAAGGCATCGGCGCGGTCGTGTTCGTGAGCATCGTCGCGTTGGTGGCGCTGACCGCGGTCGGGCTCTTGGTGGCGCCGCTGATCATCCGGCTGCTGACGGCGGAGGCGCCCGGCGCCACCGCCCATCTGCAACGTCACGTCGCCAACGGCCTGCTGCGCATGTTCATGCCGCAGGTCTTCTTCTACGGCCTGATCGCGATCGCGACGGCGCTACTGCACGCGCGCCGGCGCTTCAACGTGCCGGCGTTCGCGCCCGCGCTCGCCAACCTCGTCGAGGTCGCGCTGTTCCTCTGGGTGCGTCACGTCGCGAGCGGCACGCCGACGCTGCAGCAGGTAGCCCACGATCGCGGGCTGGCGCTGCTGCTCGGGCTCGGCACGACCGCCGCGGTCGCGTCGATGGCGATCCCGATCGCAGTGGCGGTACACCGCAGCGGGCGCGTGCGCCTGTCGACGAGCTGGCGCCACCCGGCGGTGGCGAAGGTGTTCCGGCTCTCGGGGTGGACGATTGGCTACGCCGTGGCCAACCAGGCGTCGCTGTGGGTGATCCTCGTGCTCGCCAACCGCCACGCCGGCGGGGTCGCCGCCTACCAGGGTGCCTTCGTGTTCTTCCAGCTGCCGCACGGGCTGTTGGCGGTGTCGCTGATGACGACGATCACGCCGGAGCTGGCGCGGCGGGCGACGCGGGGCGAGTGGCAGGCATGGCGCGATCGCTTCGACGGCGGGCTGCGCCTGCTGCTCGTGGTGGTCGCACCGGCGGCGACCGGCTACGTGGTGCTGGCGCGGCCGCTGATCACGACGCTGCTGCAACGCGGCGCTTTCTCCAGCGGTTCGACGTCGCTCACCGCGCACCTGCTCGTGACCCTCGCCGCCGGCCTCCCCGGCTTCTCGGTGTACCTCTACACGCTGCGCGGCTTCTACGCCCTGAGCGACACGCGTACGCCCTTCGCGTTGAACGTGGTGCAGAACGTGCTCACCGTCGTCGCCGCGCTCGCCTTGGATCCACACTTCGGTGTCGCCGGGCTCACCGCCGCGATCGCGCTGGCGTACACGCTCGCCGCCGTGTTGGCGCTGGCCGCGTTGCGCCGCCGCGTCGGCGGCGTCGTGCGCATGCACACGGTCGTCACCGCCGTGCGGGTCTTCGTCGCCTGCGCTGTAATGGGCGCCGCGGTGGTCGCGATCCGCCACGTGACTTCGGGCCGCGGTGCGCTGATGACGACCGCGGTCGGCGTGCTCGTCGGCATCGTCGTCTACGTCGCCGGTGTCTCGGCGCTGCGGGTATCCGAAGCCCGCGAACTCGTCGGGGTCGCCCGGGGCGTCGTGCGTCGGTAG